Proteins encoded within one genomic window of Pseudalkalibacillus sp. SCS-8:
- a CDS encoding zinc-binding dehydrogenase — MKALIHTSPKGKEGLKLQTVDSPNVNGGEVKVQLKTAGLNHRDLFVLHRHENEPPFVVGSDGAGVIIEVGEGVQNVKVGDEVIINPGLNWPEKSAAPPEGFDILGFPSNGTFAEEVVVSANQVEPKPEHLDWIEAGVLPLAALTAYRALFTRGNLQEGQHVLLPGVGSGVITFILQYAKAAGAKVTVTSRSEEKRKAALELGADHAIDSDGDWEEAMNGEKVDLVIESVGAATFQKSLGAVKKGGTIVTFGASAGDEVSINIRQFFYGQYNLLGTTMGSHEEFREMLAFIRKYEIKPVIDQTFTLEDAHEAFNRMEEAKQFGKIAFTI; from the coding sequence ATGAAAGCATTAATACATACGAGCCCGAAAGGCAAGGAAGGATTGAAGCTTCAGACAGTTGATTCGCCGAACGTCAATGGTGGGGAAGTCAAAGTCCAGCTGAAAACAGCAGGCCTTAATCATCGGGATTTATTCGTACTTCACCGGCATGAAAATGAACCACCGTTCGTCGTCGGATCCGATGGGGCAGGAGTCATCATCGAAGTTGGAGAAGGTGTGCAGAATGTAAAGGTCGGAGATGAGGTCATCATAAATCCTGGATTGAATTGGCCGGAGAAATCGGCTGCACCTCCTGAAGGCTTTGATATTCTCGGTTTCCCTTCGAACGGAACGTTTGCGGAAGAAGTGGTCGTTTCAGCAAACCAAGTTGAACCGAAACCAGAACACTTGGATTGGATTGAAGCGGGTGTCTTGCCTTTAGCTGCCCTGACAGCTTACCGGGCACTGTTCACGAGAGGGAATTTGCAGGAAGGACAGCATGTCTTACTGCCTGGAGTCGGTAGTGGCGTCATCACGTTCATTCTTCAATATGCAAAAGCTGCTGGAGCGAAAGTGACGGTCACTTCCCGGAGTGAGGAAAAGCGGAAGGCAGCTTTGGAATTAGGAGCTGACCACGCCATCGATAGTGATGGAGATTGGGAAGAGGCCATGAACGGCGAAAAAGTCGATCTCGTCATTGAAAGTGTCGGAGCGGCAACCTTCCAGAAATCACTAGGCGCTGTGAAAAAAGGTGGGACGATCGTGACTTTCGGTGCTTCTGCAGGAGATGAAGTATCAATCAACATCAGGCAATTCTTCTACGGTCAGTATAACCTTCTAGGAACGACGATGGGCAGTCATGAAGAGTTTCGTGAGATGTTGGCATTCATACGTAAATATGAAATCAAGCCGGTCATCGACCAAACCTTCACTCTTGAAGACGCACACGAGGCCTTTAACCGGATGGAGGAAGCGAAACAGTTCGGTAAGATCGCTTTTACAATATAA
- a CDS encoding patatin family protein → MLNRTGLVLEGGGMRGVYTAGVLEYFLEKDFYLPYVIGVSAGACNATSYLARQRGRNKKVTIGFSKHPDYISFKNLWKKRQLFGMDLIFDEIPNKLVPFDYHTFHEAKERFVIGTTDCLTGEPVYYDKSSSPEEILSVLRASSSLPFMAPIIELENRFLMDGGISDPIPIRKSELDGNRRNILILTRNDGYIKKRSRMNWLTRKVYPKYNGLVESMDKRYQVYNETMAYIKEKEKAGDVFVIRPMEPLEVGRVERDPAKLTALYEQGYQDAAHRFEALQEWLTMAPEKEETISNL, encoded by the coding sequence ATGTTGAACCGTACTGGACTGGTACTGGAAGGCGGGGGAATGCGAGGAGTCTACACCGCTGGAGTACTGGAATACTTTCTGGAGAAGGATTTCTATTTACCGTATGTGATCGGTGTATCAGCAGGAGCATGTAATGCAACCTCCTATTTAGCAAGACAACGTGGTAGAAATAAGAAAGTGACGATTGGCTTTTCTAAGCATCCAGATTACATATCCTTCAAAAACCTTTGGAAAAAGCGGCAGTTGTTCGGAATGGATTTGATATTTGATGAAATTCCGAACAAACTAGTACCTTTCGATTATCATACCTTTCATGAAGCGAAGGAAAGGTTCGTGATTGGAACAACCGACTGTCTGACAGGAGAACCGGTTTATTACGACAAATCCTCCAGTCCTGAAGAGATTCTTTCTGTTCTTAGAGCTTCGAGTTCCTTACCTTTCATGGCCCCTATCATTGAATTGGAGAACCGTTTTCTGATGGATGGAGGCATTTCAGATCCTATCCCAATCCGTAAATCCGAGTTGGATGGAAACCGAAGAAACATCCTGATCTTGACGCGTAATGACGGATATATCAAAAAACGTTCACGAATGAACTGGCTTACGAGGAAAGTCTATCCGAAATATAACGGTCTCGTCGAAAGCATGGACAAACGTTACCAGGTTTATAACGAAACGATGGCTTATATCAAAGAGAAAGAAAAAGCAGGTGATGTGTTCGTCATACGCCCCATGGAACCGCTTGAAGTCGGTCGGGTCGAACGAGATCCTGCGAAGCTGACAGCCTTATATGAGCAAGGGTACCAAGATGCAGCCCATCGATTTGAAGCATTGCAAGAATGGCTTACAATGGCACCCGAAAAGGAAGAAACAATTTCCAATTTATGA
- a CDS encoding STAS domain-containing protein, with protein MSIQTVAERIDVEKEAIAQKTADVLSETTGEQTNSRILEVHAMLAKYVSKGLIAESEDDAKRLIIEWAEKTSSNAIDEKRPFNQSFKAFQFFKEQLIDIVELQSETDPVSNKELLTIIRKIESMMDHAAYRYVRSLIESFEGRIDESEQTMKKDKKLIADLSVPIIPSIVPNTILVPIVGMLTNERFEITRDKLLHNLTVQDAESIVCDFTGAILPDNGHFQMDDMAHQIEQLTKSVSLMGVEIIYVGFSSRLVQEIVRAGVKIEAETFSTFRTGLRYLANKKNWDLSHEIYEAPESEKVLGAAGLSIPSENL; from the coding sequence ATGAGTATTCAAACAGTTGCTGAACGAATCGATGTTGAAAAGGAAGCCATTGCTCAGAAGACCGCCGATGTACTGTCTGAAACGACGGGAGAACAGACAAATAGTCGAATTCTTGAAGTACATGCCATGTTAGCAAAGTATGTTAGCAAGGGATTGATTGCTGAAAGTGAAGACGACGCGAAACGCTTGATCATTGAATGGGCTGAAAAAACGAGCTCCAATGCGATTGATGAAAAGCGTCCTTTCAACCAATCATTTAAAGCTTTTCAGTTTTTTAAAGAGCAGCTCATCGACATTGTCGAGCTTCAATCTGAAACAGATCCCGTTTCCAATAAGGAGCTTCTCACAATCATCCGAAAGATCGAGTCAATGATGGACCATGCGGCATATCGATATGTACGCTCATTAATTGAAAGCTTTGAAGGCCGGATTGATGAATCAGAGCAGACGATGAAAAAAGATAAGAAATTGATAGCAGATTTGTCGGTTCCGATCATTCCTTCCATTGTGCCAAATACGATTCTGGTTCCAATCGTAGGAATGCTTACCAATGAACGCTTTGAAATTACGAGGGATAAACTGCTGCATAACCTCACCGTCCAAGATGCCGAATCGATTGTTTGCGATTTTACGGGAGCGATTTTACCTGATAATGGTCATTTCCAAATGGATGATATGGCCCATCAAATTGAACAATTGACCAAATCGGTATCCTTGATGGGGGTTGAGATCATCTATGTAGGCTTTTCTTCTCGACTTGTACAGGAAATCGTCCGAGCTGGAGTTAAAATTGAAGCAGAAACCTTTTCGACGTTCCGGACAGGTCTCCGATATCTCGCTAACAAGAAGAATTGGGATTTAAGCCATGAAATCTATGAAGCTCCAGAGTCTGAAAAGGTCTTAGGCGCCGCCGGGCTTTCGATCCCTTCCGAGAACCTATAG
- a CDS encoding DsbA family protein yields MGKKKKTVYKPPKKNNKGFIILIGVIFVVAAVLLFIISNQEAGKQDTASGGEGTQIDVSYEGQPTIGEEDAPVKLVEFFDFQCPHCASFAQQVYPMIKKDFIDTGKASMTLINKPFLGPDSKTAALIGEAVYAQKPEAFFAYYDAVLANQGEMNSGWANEESLLALVESEVDGIDLDQLKKDLDSDAIKQAVEQDVEMSAPIESTPTILVNGKLVGLEYETSIKPAIEEALEEANEQ; encoded by the coding sequence ATGGGAAAGAAAAAGAAAACGGTCTATAAGCCGCCGAAAAAGAACAACAAAGGATTCATCATCTTGATTGGTGTCATTTTCGTAGTAGCAGCAGTATTGTTATTCATCATCAGTAACCAAGAAGCTGGGAAGCAGGATACAGCATCAGGAGGCGAAGGTACGCAAATTGATGTGAGTTATGAAGGTCAACCGACCATTGGAGAAGAAGATGCACCCGTCAAGCTAGTCGAATTCTTCGATTTCCAATGTCCGCACTGTGCTTCCTTTGCACAACAGGTTTATCCGATGATCAAGAAAGACTTCATCGATACAGGTAAAGCGAGCATGACACTCATCAACAAGCCATTCCTTGGCCCGGATTCGAAAACGGCCGCATTAATCGGAGAAGCTGTCTATGCTCAGAAACCTGAGGCTTTCTTTGCGTATTATGACGCTGTCCTAGCTAACCAGGGAGAAATGAATTCAGGTTGGGCGAACGAAGAATCCTTGCTTGCTCTTGTAGAAAGTGAAGTGGATGGTATTGATCTCGACCAACTGAAAAAAGACCTCGATTCTGATGCAATCAAGCAGGCTGTGGAACAAGATGTAGAAATGAGCGCTCCAATCGAAAGTACGCCGACCATTCTCGTGAATGGCAAGCTAGTTGGATTGGAATATGAAACAAGTATCAAGCCAGCGATTGAAGAGGCGCTAGAGGAAGCGAATGAGCAGTAA
- a CDS encoding disulfide oxidoreductase, with product MSSKRMIAAWLVALTAVLGSLYFSEIAGYVPCQLCWYQRILMYPLAIVIGVGLYLEDEKLPWYVLPFSVTGIFVSSYHYLHQKTDLFSKSAACSQGVPCSGEYINWLGFITIPFLALTAFVVITLLMISRLKSGK from the coding sequence ATGAGCAGTAAACGAATGATTGCAGCATGGCTCGTTGCGCTGACCGCTGTACTGGGTAGTCTTTATTTCAGTGAAATTGCAGGCTATGTTCCGTGTCAGTTGTGCTGGTATCAACGGATATTGATGTATCCATTAGCAATTGTGATTGGTGTCGGTCTTTACCTGGAGGATGAAAAGCTTCCGTGGTACGTACTCCCGTTCAGTGTGACGGGGATCTTCGTGTCCAGCTATCATTACTTGCATCAGAAGACAGACTTGTTTTCGAAATCTGCCGCATGTTCACAAGGAGTGCCATGTTCAGGCGAGTACATCAATTGGCTTGGATTCATCACGATACCATTTTTGGCGCTAACAGCCTTTGTTGTCATCACCCTTTTGATGATCAGTCGATTGAAAAGCGGAAAATAA
- the nfsA gene encoding oxygen-insensitive NADPH nitroreductase, whose translation MNETIETILNHRSIRAFKDEPLTEDQITTIVKSAQAAATSSYLQVYTIIGVKDPAKKKKLAELAGNQEYVEKNGHFFVFCADLNRHKIAAEMEGLTEDEVVESLESTEKFMVGTIDAALAAQNAALAAESMGLGICYIGGLRNNLEEVSEVLKTPDRVIPLFGMCVGVPDQNPDKKQRLPMENIYHVDEYQQDETEFIEQLARYNEDIADYYRVRTQGERTHTWTQIIANKMSKPMRLYMKDFLKSIKIPLK comes from the coding sequence ATGAACGAAACCATTGAAACGATACTGAATCATCGAAGCATCCGAGCCTTTAAGGATGAACCGTTGACAGAGGATCAGATTACAACGATTGTCAAAAGTGCTCAAGCTGCAGCAACTTCAAGCTACCTGCAAGTCTATACCATTATCGGTGTTAAGGATCCGGCTAAGAAGAAGAAGCTTGCAGAGCTCGCTGGGAATCAGGAATATGTAGAGAAGAACGGGCATTTTTTCGTCTTTTGTGCTGATCTCAATCGTCATAAGATCGCTGCCGAAATGGAAGGGCTGACTGAGGATGAAGTCGTCGAGTCGCTCGAATCTACCGAAAAATTCATGGTTGGAACAATCGATGCGGCACTTGCAGCTCAAAATGCCGCGCTGGCAGCAGAATCAATGGGTCTTGGGATTTGTTACATCGGTGGATTACGGAACAATCTTGAGGAAGTATCCGAGGTACTGAAGACGCCTGATCGGGTCATTCCATTGTTCGGAATGTGTGTCGGTGTTCCAGATCAGAATCCGGATAAAAAGCAACGTCTGCCAATGGAAAACATTTATCACGTAGACGAGTACCAGCAGGATGAAACAGAGTTCATCGAGCAGCTGGCCCGCTATAATGAAGATATCGCAGACTACTATCGAGTACGGACACAAGGAGAGCGCACACACACATGGACGCAGATCATCGCGAATAAGATGAGCAAACCGATGAGGCTCTATATGAAAGATTTCTTGAAAAGCATCAAGATCCCGTTGAAATAA
- a CDS encoding NAD(P)H-dependent oxidoreductase, which produces MKVLAIHGSARPNGNTEQLTQKALEGLDATHIHLRDYTIQPIDDLRHEPGGFQPVDDDNDKIVDMIFDHDVIVFSTPVYWYGMSGLMKDLVDRFSQNLRDERYDFKAELRKKKAYVICCGGDDPKIKALPLIQQFNYIFDFIDLEFGGYIIGKAVKPGEISEDNLANQQALELNKQLKQT; this is translated from the coding sequence ATGAAGGTTTTAGCGATACACGGTAGTGCAAGACCGAACGGAAATACAGAACAGCTTACACAAAAAGCGTTGGAAGGATTGGACGCGACACACATCCACTTAAGGGATTACACGATCCAACCGATTGATGACCTCCGCCATGAGCCTGGTGGGTTCCAACCGGTTGATGACGATAATGATAAGATTGTCGATATGATTTTTGACCACGATGTCATCGTCTTCTCAACGCCTGTTTACTGGTATGGGATGTCCGGTTTGATGAAGGACCTCGTCGATCGGTTCTCTCAGAATTTGCGGGACGAACGCTACGATTTTAAAGCTGAATTACGAAAAAAGAAGGCATATGTCATTTGTTGTGGAGGGGACGACCCAAAAATCAAAGCCTTGCCACTCATCCAACAGTTCAATTACATTTTTGATTTCATCGATTTGGAATTCGGCGGTTATATCATCGGGAAAGCAGTCAAGCCTGGTGAAATATCTGAAGACAATCTCGCAAACCAGCAAGCCCTAGAGCTAAATAAACAATTGAAGCAGACGTAA
- a CDS encoding ATP-dependent Clp protease ATP-binding subunit has translation MRCQHCQVNEANVRMTLHINGITKQIRLCPKCYKEIQNEMKQPSNMNPFMGNNMGGFNMNDFMGHQEQAGQASPGKGQNGGGLLDDLGRNLTDAAKAGLIDPVIGRDKEVERVTEILNRRNKNNPVLIGEPGVGKTAIAEGLALKIANQEAPKKLLNKQVYILDVSSLVANTGIRGQFEERMKQLISEVKERKNVILFVDEIHLLVGAGSAEGSMDAGNILKPALARGELQVVGATTLKEYRQIEKDAALERRFQPVMVKEPTEDEAVEILQGLKEKYEKYHEIRYTDEALRACVTLSKRYIQDRFLPDKAIDLMDEAGSKMNLKHSGTSEDEVEERLAEIAKEKEEATQQEDYERAAKLRDEELKLQKQTTTKPEDMPEITVEDVQYIVEEKTGIPVRKLQNDEQNKLKNFAQRLESSVIGQDEAVQKVAKAIRRSRAGLKSKVRPIGAFLFVGPTGVGKTELTKTLAKELFGSKDAMIRLDMSEYMEKHSVSKLIGSPPGYVGHDEAGQLTERVRRNPYSIILLDEIEKAHPDVQHMFLQIMEDGRLTDSQGRTVSFKDTVIIMTSNAGTGDKKIKVGFENHGSEAVSVLESLSAYFKPEFLNRFDAIIPFNELSQEHLVQIVDLMLDDIREMVKDEGREIEVTEEAKKQIASIGYDPRFGARPIRRVLQEKVEDGIADLLLDEDDVTKIKVDFVDDEIVVTRG, from the coding sequence ATGCGTTGCCAACACTGTCAAGTAAACGAAGCCAATGTACGAATGACTCTTCACATAAATGGAATTACGAAGCAGATCAGACTCTGCCCGAAATGTTATAAAGAAATCCAAAATGAAATGAAGCAGCCTAGCAATATGAATCCTTTCATGGGCAATAACATGGGCGGATTCAATATGAATGATTTCATGGGACATCAGGAACAAGCTGGACAAGCTTCACCTGGTAAAGGTCAAAATGGAGGCGGTCTACTAGACGACCTTGGCCGTAATCTGACAGATGCAGCAAAAGCTGGTCTCATCGATCCGGTCATCGGTCGTGACAAGGAAGTAGAACGCGTCACAGAGATATTGAACCGCCGAAACAAGAACAACCCTGTTCTAATCGGTGAACCGGGTGTAGGTAAAACAGCGATTGCAGAAGGACTTGCGTTGAAAATCGCAAACCAAGAGGCACCGAAGAAGCTGTTGAACAAGCAAGTCTATATCCTGGACGTTTCTTCACTCGTTGCCAACACTGGAATTCGAGGTCAATTCGAAGAACGTATGAAACAGCTCATTTCAGAAGTAAAAGAACGCAAGAACGTGATCCTTTTCGTAGATGAAATCCATCTCCTAGTTGGTGCTGGATCTGCGGAAGGTTCCATGGACGCAGGAAACATCCTGAAACCTGCGCTTGCACGTGGAGAGCTGCAAGTCGTTGGTGCAACAACGCTTAAAGAATATCGTCAAATCGAAAAAGATGCAGCTCTTGAACGTCGTTTCCAACCTGTAATGGTCAAGGAGCCGACAGAAGATGAAGCTGTGGAAATCCTACAAGGGTTGAAAGAGAAGTATGAAAAGTACCACGAAATCCGTTACACAGATGAAGCGCTCAGAGCTTGTGTAACGCTATCAAAACGCTACATCCAGGATCGCTTCCTACCAGACAAAGCGATCGACCTCATGGATGAAGCAGGTTCTAAAATGAACCTAAAACATTCAGGTACAAGTGAAGATGAAGTGGAAGAACGTCTCGCAGAAATCGCGAAAGAAAAAGAAGAAGCAACCCAACAAGAAGATTATGAGCGAGCTGCAAAACTGCGTGATGAAGAACTGAAGCTTCAAAAACAAACAACGACAAAGCCGGAGGATATGCCTGAAATCACTGTGGAAGATGTGCAATACATCGTCGAAGAAAAAACAGGTATTCCAGTCCGCAAGCTCCAAAACGATGAGCAGAACAAGCTGAAGAACTTTGCACAACGTCTTGAATCCAGTGTCATCGGTCAAGACGAAGCCGTACAAAAGGTGGCGAAAGCGATCCGCCGAAGCCGTGCGGGGCTGAAGTCCAAGGTTCGACCAATCGGTGCATTCCTGTTCGTCGGACCGACTGGGGTCGGTAAGACCGAACTGACAAAAACGCTGGCGAAAGAACTGTTCGGTTCCAAGGATGCGATGATTCGACTCGACATGAGTGAGTATATGGAAAAACACTCAGTCTCTAAGCTTATCGGTTCACCACCAGGATATGTCGGTCACGATGAAGCAGGACAGCTCACAGAGCGTGTGCGCCGTAATCCTTACAGCATCATCTTGCTTGATGAGATTGAAAAAGCACACCCGGATGTCCAGCACATGTTCCTTCAAATTATGGAGGATGGTCGACTTACAGATAGTCAAGGACGTACGGTAAGTTTTAAAGATACAGTCATCATCATGACAAGTAACGCTGGAACAGGCGACAAGAAGATTAAAGTCGGATTCGAAAACCACGGATCTGAAGCAGTATCCGTACTTGAAAGCTTAAGTGCTTACTTCAAGCCTGAATTCTTGAACCGTTTTGACGCAATCATTCCATTCAACGAGCTGTCTCAAGAACACCTTGTACAAATCGTTGACCTCATGCTGGATGATATCCGTGAAATGGTGAAGGATGAAGGTCGAGAAATTGAAGTGACAGAAGAAGCGAAGAAACAGATCGCTTCAATCGGATACGATCCGCGATTCGGTGCCCGACCAATCCGTCGCGTTCTTCAAGAAAAAGTAGAGGACGGCATCGCCGATCTACTGCTTGATGAAGACGACGTAACGAAAATCAAAGTGGATTTCGTGGATGACGAAATTGTCGTAACAAGAGGATAA
- a CDS encoding ABC transporter permease, which yields MTAMVKLASLETKMFFRDRLSVFWTFLFPVLMIWLFGSMFDGNDMNGMTFAELYVPSWIGVNIVTTSFFTLGTVLAGYRETGVLRRYQSTPLQPWKILAAHTFQGTVIFLISAVLLMVFGMLMYGLTLPSYIGSTLLALLISILAFFPFALFLTSLAKNTQAAAAISSLFLNLMLFLSGATFPLDFMPTILQYVAKVLPLYYVIQLLRGTWNEAPITDYPLEVGVLLGIAVVSIILASRFFRWSEK from the coding sequence ATGACGGCGATGGTGAAGCTTGCTAGTCTAGAGACGAAAATGTTCTTCAGGGATCGCTTGAGTGTATTTTGGACATTCTTATTCCCTGTGCTGATGATCTGGCTGTTTGGTTCCATGTTCGACGGCAATGACATGAACGGTATGACCTTTGCTGAGTTATACGTCCCTTCTTGGATCGGGGTCAATATCGTGACAACCTCGTTCTTCACTCTCGGAACGGTGTTGGCAGGCTACCGCGAGACCGGTGTGCTGCGCCGCTATCAATCTACTCCTTTACAGCCCTGGAAAATCCTTGCCGCTCACACGTTCCAGGGAACGGTCATCTTTTTGATTTCAGCAGTCCTCTTGATGGTGTTCGGCATGTTGATGTATGGCCTCACGCTACCCAGTTACATCGGTAGTACGTTACTCGCTTTATTGATCAGCATTCTCGCCTTTTTCCCTTTTGCGCTGTTTTTGACTTCTCTTGCGAAAAACACACAAGCTGCAGCAGCGATCAGTTCTTTGTTCCTGAACTTGATGTTATTTTTATCGGGAGCCACCTTTCCGCTTGATTTCATGCCGACGATTTTACAATATGTCGCGAAAGTCTTGCCCCTTTACTATGTGATCCAATTGTTGCGTGGCACCTGGAATGAAGCACCAATTACTGACTACCCACTCGAAGTTGGCGTCTTGCTCGGAATAGCTGTGGTCTCTATCATCCTCGCCTCCCGATTTTTTCGATGGAGTGAGAAATAA
- a CDS encoding ABC transporter ATP-binding protein, with protein sequence MDHVITVEGLSKKYGEVQAVQEISFSVRKGEIFGIIGPNGAGKTTTIEMLEGIRKPDSGTIDVLGLVPSKQLRELNKRIGVQFQATSIQKKMKVKEALDLFSSFYNKPTQKDYLIDLLGLGEKLNAHFEDLSGGWKQRVTLALATLHHPEILFLDEPSMGLDPHARREMWSMIRLLKDQGCTIVITTHYMEEAEKLCDRVAMIYGGQLKALNTPEELLDEMAVHYLAFECDGLEYDYLLSLPNVIRVERDQPTYKVFSDDQQNTAYHIFNYCHERGLTLKDFKFEKGSLDDLFVHYLEKERSA encoded by the coding sequence ATGGATCACGTCATTACGGTTGAAGGCTTATCGAAAAAGTACGGAGAGGTACAGGCTGTTCAGGAAATTTCTTTTTCCGTGCGTAAAGGGGAAATTTTCGGGATCATCGGACCGAACGGTGCTGGAAAAACAACAACAATCGAGATGCTAGAAGGCATCAGAAAGCCAGACAGCGGAACGATCGATGTTCTAGGGCTCGTTCCAAGCAAACAACTGAGAGAGTTGAACAAACGGATTGGTGTCCAGTTCCAGGCGACTTCCATTCAGAAGAAAATGAAAGTGAAGGAAGCGCTGGACCTGTTCTCATCTTTTTACAACAAACCGACCCAAAAAGATTACCTGATCGATTTATTAGGATTAGGCGAAAAGCTGAATGCTCATTTTGAAGATTTATCCGGTGGTTGGAAGCAAAGAGTAACCTTGGCGCTTGCTACGCTTCATCATCCCGAAATCCTGTTTCTGGATGAACCCAGCATGGGGCTCGATCCCCATGCACGAAGGGAAATGTGGTCGATGATTCGACTCCTGAAAGACCAGGGCTGTACCATCGTCATTACGACGCACTACATGGAAGAAGCAGAAAAGCTTTGTGACCGGGTGGCTATGATTTATGGAGGTCAATTGAAAGCACTCAACACACCAGAAGAGCTCTTGGATGAAATGGCGGTCCACTATCTGGCGTTCGAATGTGATGGATTGGAATATGATTATTTGCTGTCCCTTCCTAATGTCATTAGGGTTGAGCGAGATCAACCTACCTACAAAGTGTTCAGCGATGACCAGCAGAACACCGCTTATCATATCTTCAACTATTGTCACGAAAGAGGCCTCACCTTAAAAGACTTCAAATTTGAAAAAGGCTCGCTTGACGATCTGTTCGTCCACTACCTGGAAAAGGAGCGATCCGCATGA
- a CDS encoding sodium:solute symporter family protein yields MTNPNIHWGGFISMIIFYAIIYYIGAYSAAKKSESMSDMMVAKRSLPLWIAMFTMAATWVGGGYIAGTAEYTYSSGIAWAQAPWGYALSLIIGGIFFARKMRRYEFMTMIDPIEQRFGKRVAGVLYIPALLGEVFWSGAILTALGTTFGTILGLDFQTSIIVSAAIAIAYTVVGGMWSVAFTDVIQMSIVLLGLFVVIPFALGHAGGLDATWDTYKEEMGTLANLFPPIDGWNHPDWGNYYWNWWDYALLLIFGGIPWQVYFQRVLSANTPRTAMWLSITAGFICIIAAVPAVLIGMAGFAVDWASLGVAEPENPAMILPYVLRYMTPPIVAAIGLGALAAAVMSSMDSSILSASSMASWNVYRPLFKPKASGEELKKVIKRTIILVGVAATIIALSIKSVYALWYLAADLVYVILFPQLTLALFYKRATKYGSIAGLIVSFFLRIGGGEPIIGLPKFLPYPMVEEGVVLFPFRTLAMVAGFITIFIVSELTQKASPPQPLLKPEER; encoded by the coding sequence ATGACCAATCCAAATATCCACTGGGGCGGCTTCATTTCGATGATCATTTTCTATGCAATCATTTATTATATCGGCGCCTATTCGGCAGCTAAGAAATCCGAGTCCATGTCCGATATGATGGTAGCAAAAAGATCCCTCCCTTTATGGATTGCCATGTTCACGATGGCAGCAACCTGGGTAGGTGGAGGTTACATAGCAGGAACGGCGGAATACACCTACTCTTCCGGGATCGCTTGGGCTCAAGCTCCTTGGGGATATGCGCTCAGCTTGATCATCGGTGGTATCTTCTTTGCCCGAAAAATGAGACGCTATGAATTCATGACAATGATCGATCCGATCGAACAGCGTTTCGGTAAAAGAGTAGCCGGCGTACTCTACATCCCTGCCCTTCTTGGTGAAGTCTTCTGGAGTGGCGCGATACTTACAGCACTCGGAACGACATTCGGAACGATCCTTGGGCTTGATTTTCAGACGTCGATCATTGTTTCGGCAGCAATCGCAATCGCCTACACCGTTGTCGGTGGAATGTGGTCGGTCGCTTTCACGGATGTCATCCAGATGAGTATCGTACTCCTCGGATTGTTCGTCGTCATCCCATTTGCCTTAGGCCATGCTGGTGGATTGGATGCGACCTGGGACACATATAAAGAAGAGATGGGCACGTTGGCGAATCTCTTTCCTCCCATCGATGGATGGAATCACCCTGACTGGGGGAACTACTACTGGAATTGGTGGGACTATGCCCTTCTCTTGATTTTTGGAGGTATTCCTTGGCAGGTGTACTTCCAACGGGTCTTATCAGCAAACACACCTCGAACGGCGATGTGGCTATCCATCACTGCAGGCTTCATCTGTATCATTGCAGCAGTTCCAGCCGTGTTGATCGGCATGGCAGGATTTGCAGTCGATTGGGCGAGTCTTGGGGTTGCAGAACCTGAAAATCCGGCGATGATTTTACCTTATGTTCTACGATACATGACCCCGCCGATCGTCGCGGCCATCGGTCTCGGCGCATTGGCAGCAGCGGTCATGTCGTCCATGGATTCTTCAATATTATCAGCTTCATCAATGGCATCCTGGAACGTCTATCGTCCTTTGTTCAAACCGAAAGCTTCTGGAGAAGAATTGAAGAAGGTTATCAAACGGACCATTATCCTGGTCGGAGTTGCAGCAACCATCATCGCACTGAGTATCAAAAGCGTCTATGCCCTCTGGTATTTGGCGGCCGATCTGGTCTATGTCATCCTGTTCCCTCAATTGACGCTGGCCCTCTTTTATAAGCGGGCGACAAAATACGGCTCGATTGCAGGGCTGATCGTATCGTTCTTCTTACGAATCGGAGGCGGCGAACCGATTATCGGTCTACCGAAATTCCTGCCTTATCCGATGGTAGAAGAAGGGGTTGTTCTATTCCCGTTCCGGACACTTGCTATGGTCGCTGGGTTCATCACCATCTTCATCGTATCGGAATTGACACAGAAAGCATCACCACCACAACCGCTCCTAAAACCGGAAGAACGCTAA